In Desulfosporosinus youngiae DSM 17734, the genomic stretch GGAAAGGATGCGTTGCATGAAAAAGAAGCCCTTTGCCTTTCGCATCAGCGAAAGCACCTATCAAACCCTGAAACGAAAAGCCAATCGTGGCAGGGTTACCATGACGGAATTTTTAGAACGAGCCATAACCGATAAGGAAATCGTTTTGGTAGACGGTATTCAGGAGCTTATCAGTGAGCTGAAAGCCATCGGCAGAAATCTTAATCAGCTTACCACTCTTGCCAATATGGGAAAAGTGGATGCCGTTTATCTTGCCGAAACAAAGGCGCAGTTAAGTGGTATCTATGAAAAACTCTCTGCACTTTGCGAGGTGAACCGGTAATGGCAACGGTCAACTTCATCCCCTGTAAAAAGCAAAATGCCTTCTCCATGCGAAATGAAATCGAATATATTTTGCAGGATTTCAAGGTGTGCATCGAACCGGAGAAATTCAATTGTGACCACACCGTCAACTACCAAACCTATTCCGAGTGTGCAGATAAGACAGGCTGTATCCGCTTAATCTCCGGCAAGGACTGCTGTCCCGAAACAGCCTTCCAAGAATTCATGGCAACCAAGAACAGCTTTAAAAAGGCTGACCAAACCATGTTCTATCATTACGACCAAGCCTTCAAGGACGGCGAAACCATTTCACCCAAAACCGCACATGAGATTGCTGTTAAATTTGCGGAGGATAATTATCCCGA encodes the following:
- a CDS encoding plasmid mobilization protein, yielding MKKKPFAFRISESTYQTLKRKANRGRVTMTEFLERAITDKEIVLVDGIQELISELKAIGRNLNQLTTLANMGKVDAVYLAETKAQLSGIYEKLSALCEVNR